From the Sphingomonas mesophila genome, one window contains:
- a CDS encoding cation transporter gives MSEGKLELGSADKRRTLWIVLALNVAIAVGFFATGVFASSSALIANGLDNSSDALVYALSLLALTRGPVWKRGAARVSGILLLIFAVGVLVDAGRRYVAGSDPIGTTMMVMAVIAAGVNLWCLILLKRVRQPDVNMRAATTFSFNDFISNGGILVGGGLVLWLGQNWPDLVVAVGIAIIAFKGGIEILHDAHHEAKH, from the coding sequence ATGAGCGAGGGCAAACTTGAACTTGGCAGTGCCGACAAGCGCAGGACGCTATGGATTGTCCTCGCACTCAACGTCGCGATCGCTGTGGGCTTCTTCGCCACGGGTGTCTTCGCCAGCTCAAGCGCGCTGATCGCGAATGGTCTGGACAATTCATCCGACGCGCTGGTCTATGCTCTAAGCCTTCTCGCGCTCACTCGTGGCCCAGTGTGGAAGCGGGGCGCGGCGAGGGTATCCGGCATCCTGCTGCTAATCTTCGCGGTCGGCGTTCTTGTGGACGCCGGAAGAAGGTATGTCGCCGGCTCCGACCCCATTGGCACGACCATGATGGTCATGGCGGTGATTGCCGCAGGGGTGAACCTCTGGTGTTTGATCCTGCTAAAGCGGGTCCGGCAACCCGACGTGAACATGCGCGCCGCTACCACCTTCAGCTTCAATGATTTCATCTCGAACGGCGGCATCCTGGTCGGAGGAGGTCTTGTGCTCTGGTTAGGGCAGAACTGGCCCGACCTGGTTGTGGCAGTGGGCATCGCAATCATCGCATTCAAAGGCGGCATCGAAATCCTCCACGATGCGCACCATGAGGCGAAGCACTAG
- a CDS encoding YnfA family protein — translation MTALAYIGAALAEIAGCFAFWAWLRLDKSIWWLVPGVASLCLFAYLLTLVDAEHAGRTYAAYGGVYIGSALVWLWLAEGIKPDRWDTIGAVVCLLGAAIILWGPRSP, via the coding sequence ATGACTGCTCTCGCCTACATCGGAGCCGCGCTGGCGGAGATCGCCGGATGCTTTGCCTTCTGGGCGTGGCTGCGTCTGGACAAATCTATTTGGTGGCTAGTCCCAGGCGTAGCTTCATTGTGCCTTTTTGCTTATCTTCTCACCCTCGTCGACGCCGAACACGCAGGGCGCACCTACGCAGCTTATGGCGGGGTCTACATTGGCTCCGCGCTTGTTTGGCTCTGGCTTGCTGAAGGCATCAAGCCGGATAGATGGGACACGATAGGGGCGGTAGTATGCCTCCTTGGAGCAGCGATCATCTTGTGGGGACCAAGGTCACCTTAG
- a CDS encoding efflux RND transporter permease subunit yields MIERLLRTSIRFRWAVVLLTALVAVFGVSQLLKVPIDAVPDITNKQVQINTVAPALGPLDMERLVTFPVETAMAGIPGLESTRSISRNGFSQVTAIFEDGTDLYFARQQVAERLTAASESLPESVEPRMGPVTTGLGEVFMYVVEYAPAGTRDVPRIAGRPGPQPDGSYLTPEGERLTDETAKLAYLRTVQDWILRPQLTSVEGIAGVDSIGGYEKQYVVQPDPSRMATLGVSFTELAEALERANVSVGANFYERGGEAFLVRADGRIRTLDEVARATVTTRAGVPIAVGDIADVRIGGDLRTGAATEDGEEIVVGTALMRAGGNSRTVAAAVGERLEELTRSLPPGIVVHRVLDRSKLVDATISTVEENLLIGALLVIAILFWLLGNIRAAIIATLVIPLSFLLMAIGMNATGTSGNLMSLGALDFGLIVDGSIIIIENSLRRLAQRQHAEGRLLTLVERMEEVFQASREMIRPTIYGQAIIFLVFAPLLTFTGVEGKMFSPMATTVMLALAGAFILSLTFVPAMVAILVRGKVDEKEVRAITWTKQRYAPLLDRALARPWPVIGAGVGVFAAAALLFTQLGREFVPQLDEGDIAVLSARVPSTSLNQSLEFQRRIERAVASLPEVEHMFAKTGTAEAALDPMPQNISDSFIILKPKDQWPAGVNSKEDVIERVEAKLKPLVGNAYEMSQPIELRFNELIAGVRSDVAVKIYGDDVEALGRVGQQVAGVLRTVPGAADVKVEQTEGFPTLDVQFDRDAIARYGLTLQEVSDTVAAALGGRDAGIVFEGDRRFDVVVRMPNTARNDLEAIGALPVVVENGESGFAVPLRQLARFSLSDGLNQVSRENGKRRVIVQANVRGTDLGSFVADAREKIADQVKLPAGSFVEWGGQYENLQAASRRLMLVVPAVFALIFLLLYLALGKVRPALAIYSAIPLALAGGAFALALAGLPFSISAAVGFIALSGIAVLNGLVLMSSVVDMQAAGRPLEAAIRESALTRLRPVLMTALVASFGFVPMALATGQGSEVQKPLATVVIGGLITSTVLTLLVLPAITKLLLRISPARSPEKEAGSVAMVPAG; encoded by the coding sequence ATGATCGAACGCCTCCTTCGGACCTCCATCCGCTTCCGCTGGGCAGTGGTGCTGCTGACGGCGCTGGTTGCCGTCTTTGGCGTCAGCCAGCTGCTCAAAGTGCCCATCGATGCGGTTCCCGACATCACCAACAAGCAGGTGCAGATCAACACGGTCGCCCCGGCGCTCGGCCCGCTCGACATGGAGCGGCTGGTCACCTTTCCGGTCGAAACCGCCATGGCCGGAATTCCCGGACTCGAGAGCACACGGTCCATCTCCCGCAACGGCTTTTCCCAAGTCACCGCAATCTTCGAGGACGGCACGGACCTGTATTTCGCCCGCCAGCAGGTTGCGGAGCGCCTTACCGCCGCGTCCGAAAGCCTGCCGGAGAGCGTCGAACCCCGCATGGGACCGGTCACGACCGGACTCGGCGAGGTCTTCATGTATGTGGTGGAGTATGCGCCCGCAGGAACTCGCGACGTTCCCCGGATCGCCGGACGGCCCGGACCGCAGCCGGATGGGAGTTACCTCACGCCCGAGGGTGAGCGGCTCACCGATGAGACCGCGAAGCTCGCTTATCTCCGCACCGTCCAGGACTGGATCCTGCGACCGCAGCTGACGTCCGTCGAGGGCATCGCCGGGGTGGATTCCATCGGCGGCTATGAGAAGCAGTATGTGGTTCAACCGGATCCATCGCGGATGGCGACGCTGGGAGTCTCTTTCACCGAGCTTGCCGAGGCGCTCGAACGGGCGAACGTGTCCGTCGGCGCGAACTTCTACGAGCGAGGCGGGGAAGCTTTCCTGGTTCGCGCCGATGGGCGCATCCGCACACTCGACGAGGTCGCCCGCGCGACCGTGACGACGCGGGCCGGAGTGCCCATCGCTGTCGGTGACATCGCTGACGTCCGTATCGGCGGCGACCTCCGCACGGGCGCTGCAACCGAAGACGGGGAGGAGATCGTCGTCGGCACCGCCCTCATGCGTGCCGGCGGCAACAGCAGGACCGTCGCCGCTGCGGTGGGCGAACGCCTCGAAGAACTCACGCGCTCGCTGCCGCCGGGCATCGTGGTGCACCGGGTGCTGGACCGCTCGAAGCTCGTCGATGCGACGATCAGCACGGTGGAAGAGAATCTGCTGATCGGTGCCTTGCTGGTCATCGCCATTCTGTTCTGGCTGCTCGGCAACATCCGCGCGGCAATCATCGCCACGCTCGTCATCCCGCTGTCCTTCCTGCTGATGGCAATCGGGATGAACGCAACCGGCACGTCCGGGAACCTCATGAGCCTCGGCGCCCTCGACTTCGGATTGATCGTCGATGGGTCGATCATCATCATCGAGAATTCCTTGCGACGTCTGGCCCAGCGACAGCATGCAGAAGGGCGACTTCTCACGCTCGTCGAGCGCATGGAGGAGGTATTCCAGGCGTCGCGCGAGATGATCCGACCAACCATCTACGGTCAGGCAATCATCTTCCTCGTCTTTGCGCCGCTGCTGACCTTCACCGGGGTCGAGGGCAAGATGTTCTCGCCCATGGCCACCACGGTTATGCTGGCGCTGGCGGGCGCCTTCATCCTGTCCCTGACCTTCGTGCCGGCGATGGTGGCCATCCTTGTCCGGGGCAAGGTGGATGAAAAAGAGGTGCGGGCGATCACCTGGACCAAGCAGCGCTACGCGCCATTGCTCGACCGCGCCCTCGCGCGGCCCTGGCCGGTGATCGGTGCCGGGGTCGGAGTCTTCGCGGCGGCAGCCCTGCTGTTCACCCAGCTCGGCCGCGAATTTGTCCCACAGCTCGACGAAGGTGACATCGCCGTCCTTTCCGCTCGGGTTCCGTCCACCTCCTTGAACCAGTCGCTCGAGTTCCAGCGCCGCATCGAGCGGGCCGTGGCCAGCCTACCGGAGGTCGAGCACATGTTTGCCAAGACCGGAACGGCCGAGGCCGCCCTCGACCCGATGCCTCAGAACATCTCGGACTCGTTCATCATCCTGAAGCCCAAGGATCAGTGGCCGGCTGGCGTGAACAGCAAGGAGGACGTGATCGAGCGGGTCGAGGCCAAGCTGAAGCCGCTCGTCGGCAACGCCTATGAGATGAGCCAGCCGATCGAGCTTCGCTTCAACGAGCTGATCGCCGGGGTTCGCAGCGACGTCGCGGTGAAGATCTACGGCGACGACGTCGAGGCCCTGGGACGCGTCGGGCAGCAGGTCGCTGGCGTCTTGCGCACGGTGCCGGGGGCTGCCGACGTGAAGGTCGAGCAGACGGAGGGTTTCCCCACCCTCGACGTCCAGTTCGACCGTGACGCGATCGCTCGCTACGGCCTGACGCTCCAAGAGGTGTCGGACACAGTGGCGGCGGCCCTTGGCGGCCGTGATGCCGGGATCGTCTTTGAGGGCGACCGCCGCTTCGACGTCGTCGTCCGGATGCCCAACACGGCCCGCAACGATCTGGAGGCGATCGGCGCGCTCCCGGTCGTCGTCGAAAATGGCGAGAGCGGCTTCGCCGTGCCGCTTCGGCAACTTGCCCGCTTCAGCCTGTCAGATGGTCTGAACCAGGTCAGCCGCGAGAATGGCAAGCGACGGGTCATCGTGCAGGCAAATGTGCGGGGCACCGACCTCGGCTCCTTCGTGGCCGATGCACGGGAGAAGATCGCTGATCAGGTCAAGCTTCCTGCGGGATCGTTCGTCGAGTGGGGAGGCCAGTATGAGAATTTGCAGGCCGCCTCGCGCCGCCTGATGCTCGTGGTGCCAGCGGTATTCGCGCTCATCTTCCTGCTCCTCTACCTGGCACTGGGCAAGGTAAGGCCGGCGCTGGCCATCTACTCGGCCATCCCGCTGGCGCTCGCCGGCGGCGCGTTCGCGCTGGCTCTTGCAGGCCTGCCTTTCTCGATCTCAGCGGCCGTGGGCTTCATTGCTCTGTCCGGCATCGCCGTCCTCAACGGACTGGTGCTGATGAGCTCGGTCGTGGACATGCAAGCGGCTGGCAGGCCGCTCGAAGCGGCAATCCGAGAGAGCGCCCTTACCCGGCTTCGCCCCGTGCTAATGACGGCACTTGTCGCGTCGTTCGGCTTCGTTCCCATGGCGCTTGCGACCGGTCAGGGTTCTGAGGTCCAGAAGCCTCTCGCCACCGTGGTGATCGGCGGGCTCATCACGTCCACGGTGCTGACGCTGCTGGTGCTGCCCGCCATCACCAAGCTGCTTCTTAGAATTAGTCCGGCGCGTTCCCCGGAGAAGGAAGCCGGCTCCGTGGCGATGGTGCCCGCTGGATGA
- a CDS encoding ArsR/SmtB family transcription factor, translating to MLCDFEIRRSEEMPVNTENAVAALAALAQEHRLTLFRLLVKAGESGMPAGAIAQALGVPNSSLSFHLAQLRNAGLILQERQHRSLIYRANYQAMNGLVGFLLENCCAGADCAPAATCVTAQPERKSA from the coding sequence ATGCTGTGTGATTTCGAAATTCGTCGAAGTGAGGAGATGCCGGTGAATACTGAAAATGCCGTGGCAGCCCTTGCTGCCCTTGCCCAGGAGCATCGCCTCACCTTGTTCCGCTTGCTGGTGAAGGCCGGGGAGAGCGGCATGCCGGCAGGGGCAATCGCTCAGGCACTGGGTGTTCCGAACAGCTCTCTGTCGTTCCACCTGGCTCAGCTGCGCAACGCTGGTCTCATCCTGCAGGAGCGTCAGCATCGCTCGCTCATTTACCGGGCGAACTATCAGGCAATGAATGGCCTGGTCGGCTTCCTGCTCGAGAATTGCTGCGCCGGAGCAGACTGCGCGCCGGCAGCGACCTGCGTGACCGCACAACCCGAAAGGAAATCTGCATGA
- a CDS encoding arsenate reductase ArsC produces MSRAYNVLFLCTGNSARSILGEALLNQMGRGNFRAYSAGSQPKGEVHQMALQVLRGVGIGTDGLRSKSWDEFATAGAPEFDFIFTVCDNAAGESCPVWPGRPTSAHWGIEDPAGVEGPEQEAAFLKALHYLRNRISMFLALPLDSLEEMSVRDELSAIGRSEGATGPAEVR; encoded by the coding sequence ATGAGCAGGGCCTACAATGTTCTGTTCCTCTGCACAGGAAATTCGGCCCGCTCGATTCTGGGCGAGGCTCTCCTGAACCAGATGGGTCGAGGCAACTTTCGAGCCTACAGCGCTGGCAGCCAACCCAAGGGCGAGGTTCACCAGATGGCTCTTCAGGTGCTTCGCGGCGTCGGGATCGGTACGGATGGGCTTCGCTCCAAGAGCTGGGACGAATTCGCGACTGCTGGCGCGCCCGAGTTCGACTTCATCTTCACCGTTTGCGACAATGCGGCCGGCGAGAGCTGCCCGGTTTGGCCAGGCCGGCCCACCAGCGCGCATTGGGGCATCGAGGATCCAGCGGGGGTCGAGGGACCGGAGCAGGAGGCCGCCTTCTTGAAGGCCCTGCATTATCTGCGCAATCGCATTTCCATGTTCCTTGCCTTGCCGCTCGACAGCCTCGAGGAGATGAGCGTGCGGGACGAACTGAGCGCCATCGGTCGCAGCGAAGGCGCCACCGGCCCGGCGGAGGTTCGCTGA
- a CDS encoding efflux RND transporter periplasmic adaptor subunit, with protein sequence MPTLRDLKIINLTDRTRLLAGIAATALVAGVGGVLIGRSMSDPAPTVETSAEPADETDEEHGPEGFVPLAPERLSASGIALERVEPGSLQSEVIAQATVAAPPEGQALLTARADGAVVRINKRLGDSVGAGETVALLESREAAAFVAERNAAAARAQAARAAAAREQRLFDAKITARQDLEAVVAARRTAEAELQRAEAAVSAAGVTGGGRYLAVRSPIGGRITEVDTQLGAYVSAGAELFKVADPRRLQIDASVPVSDAQRIQPGDRAQVELPTGGVVEARVRSVTPALDAESRTATVVLQLSGAPGGLTQGQGVRVRIVPRGSQQRGIILPEEAVQQIEGRDMVFVTVKGGVQAVPVTLGTRSGGRVEIVDGLEAGQMVVTRNAFALKSQLGAEADDH encoded by the coding sequence ATGCCGACCCTTCGCGATCTTAAGATCATCAACCTGACCGACAGGACCCGCCTGCTCGCCGGCATTGCCGCCACAGCCTTGGTTGCTGGAGTGGGAGGAGTGCTGATCGGGCGCTCAATGAGCGACCCCGCTCCCACGGTGGAAACCAGTGCCGAACCGGCCGACGAGACAGACGAGGAGCATGGGCCTGAGGGCTTCGTTCCGCTGGCGCCCGAGCGCCTCTCGGCCAGCGGTATCGCCCTCGAGCGGGTCGAGCCCGGCTCGCTCCAGAGCGAAGTCATTGCGCAGGCCACGGTCGCCGCTCCGCCCGAAGGCCAAGCGCTCCTGACCGCACGGGCTGATGGTGCGGTGGTCCGGATCAACAAGCGCCTTGGCGATTCGGTCGGGGCCGGCGAAACGGTGGCGCTTTTGGAAAGCCGAGAGGCGGCTGCCTTTGTGGCGGAGCGGAATGCGGCAGCGGCCCGGGCCCAGGCTGCGCGAGCCGCTGCGGCCCGCGAGCAGCGCCTGTTCGATGCCAAGATCACGGCAAGGCAGGATCTGGAGGCAGTCGTTGCCGCCAGGCGCACCGCAGAGGCCGAACTGCAGCGGGCCGAAGCGGCCGTCAGTGCCGCCGGCGTGACCGGCGGCGGGCGCTACCTGGCCGTTCGCAGTCCGATCGGCGGGCGGATCACCGAGGTCGACACCCAGCTTGGCGCCTACGTTTCAGCCGGAGCCGAGTTGTTCAAGGTGGCCGACCCCCGACGGCTTCAGATCGATGCCTCCGTTCCGGTGAGCGATGCGCAGCGCATTCAGCCCGGCGACCGGGCCCAGGTAGAGCTGCCCACCGGCGGCGTGGTCGAAGCGCGGGTCCGGTCCGTGACCCCGGCCCTTGATGCTGAAAGCCGCACCGCCACCGTCGTGCTTCAGCTCAGCGGCGCCCCAGGCGGGCTGACCCAGGGTCAAGGCGTTCGGGTTCGCATTGTCCCACGCGGGAGCCAGCAGCGCGGCATCATCCTGCCTGAGGAAGCTGTCCAGCAGATCGAAGGCCGCGACATGGTGTTCGTCACGGTGAAGGGCGGCGTCCAGGCGGTTCCGGTCACGCTTGGCACTCGGAGCGGAGGAAGGGTCGAGATCGTCGACGGGCTCGAAGCCGGTCAGATGGTCGTAACCCGCAACGCCTTCGCCCTGAAGTCGCAGCTCGGCGCCGAAGCGGACGATCATTGA
- a CDS encoding NADPH-dependent FMN reductase, translating into MAFTYLTFLGSTRDSTPPRPARLGLRVARACMRLMQERAQADLIDALEWPLAQPFKPHFSYAQGKAPDDLEALAAKIQSADGYVMVSPEYNHSMSPALANLLNHFGSSLFSWKPSLIVTYSAGQWGGTRAAVAMRPFLSELGCLPVSAMVHVPEAHTVFDENGDYLDGIDGVRWNGYFRRGLNQLAWWAEAAASQRKRMGTGTSPFTRDPSQRNAP; encoded by the coding sequence ATGGCTTTCACCTATCTTACATTCCTCGGCTCGACCCGAGACAGCACGCCGCCACGTCCAGCTCGGCTTGGTCTCCGGGTGGCAAGAGCCTGCATGCGGCTGATGCAGGAACGCGCCCAAGCCGACCTCATTGACGCATTGGAGTGGCCCCTGGCTCAACCGTTCAAGCCGCACTTCTCGTATGCTCAGGGCAAGGCACCTGACGACCTGGAGGCGCTTGCCGCCAAGATCCAGTCTGCCGACGGCTATGTCATGGTCAGCCCGGAGTATAATCACTCCATGAGCCCGGCTCTTGCCAACCTGCTCAACCACTTCGGCTCGTCCTTATTCTCCTGGAAGCCGAGCCTGATCGTTACCTACTCGGCCGGCCAGTGGGGCGGCACACGCGCAGCAGTCGCCATGCGACCCTTCCTTTCGGAACTGGGGTGCCTTCCAGTGTCAGCGATGGTGCATGTTCCAGAGGCTCACACTGTCTTCGATGAAAATGGCGACTACCTCGACGGGATCGATGGTGTTCGGTGGAACGGCTACTTCCGACGCGGACTCAACCAGCTTGCCTGGTGGGCAGAGGCCGCCGCTAGTCAGCGCAAGCGCATGGGAACCGGTACGAGCCCGTTCACGCGTGATCCGTCACAACGGAACGCTCCCTAG
- the arsB gene encoding ACR3 family arsenite efflux transporter: MATVPAREELRAARLGLFEKWLSVWVALAIVAGVFLGIVSPGLFRWLASLEYAAVNLPVAMLIWAMIYPMMVAVDFGSLRKVGDKPKGLILTVVVNWMVKPFTMAGLAVLFFEVLFADLVSPADAQQYIAGLILLGAAPCTAMVFVWSQMTRGDPNYTLVQVSVNDIIMVFAFAPIVAFLLGVTDITVPWETLLLSAVLYVVIPLALGYITRRLLLARASADATAIGNFTAALKPMSVMGLLATVVLLFGFQAEVVVSRPGLIALLAVPIIIQSYGIFLLTYAAAYAWRVPFPVAAPCALIGTSNFFELAVAVAIGLFGLGSGAALATVVGVLVEVPVMLSLVAFANRTRGKFEARATF; encoded by the coding sequence ATGGCGACGGTCCCTGCGCGGGAAGAGCTTCGGGCGGCTAGGCTCGGACTGTTCGAGAAGTGGCTGTCCGTATGGGTGGCCCTGGCGATCGTGGCGGGCGTGTTCCTTGGCATCGTGAGCCCGGGTCTGTTCCGGTGGCTAGCGAGCCTCGAATATGCGGCGGTCAACCTGCCGGTCGCCATGCTGATCTGGGCGATGATCTACCCGATGATGGTGGCGGTCGATTTCGGCAGCCTTCGCAAGGTTGGAGACAAACCGAAGGGGCTGATCCTGACCGTGGTGGTGAACTGGATGGTCAAGCCTTTCACCATGGCGGGCCTTGCGGTGCTGTTCTTCGAGGTCTTGTTCGCCGACCTCGTCAGCCCCGCCGATGCGCAGCAATATATTGCCGGCCTCATCCTGCTCGGCGCAGCGCCCTGCACGGCCATGGTCTTCGTCTGGTCGCAGATGACCCGGGGCGATCCCAATTACACGCTGGTGCAGGTGTCGGTGAACGACATCATCATGGTGTTCGCCTTCGCGCCGATCGTCGCCTTCCTGCTCGGGGTGACGGACATCACCGTGCCCTGGGAGACGCTGCTGCTGTCGGCGGTGCTTTACGTCGTCATTCCGTTGGCACTTGGCTACATCACGCGCCGGCTGCTGTTGGCGCGGGCCAGCGCCGATGCAACCGCAATCGGTAACTTCACTGCTGCGCTGAAGCCCATGTCGGTCATGGGCCTGCTCGCGACCGTGGTGCTGCTGTTCGGCTTCCAGGCGGAGGTGGTGGTGAGCCGTCCCGGCCTGATCGCGCTCTTGGCCGTCCCTATCATCATCCAAAGCTACGGTATCTTCCTGCTAACCTATGCCGCAGCCTACGCTTGGCGGGTGCCATTCCCGGTGGCGGCGCCCTGCGCGCTGATCGGCACGTCCAACTTCTTCGAGTTGGCGGTCGCGGTCGCAATCGGCCTTTTTGGGCTTGGCAGCGGAGCGGCGCTGGCGACGGTCGTCGGCGTTCTTGTCGAGGTCCCGGTCATGCTCTCGCTGGTGGCTTTCGCGAACAGGACGCGGGGGAAATTCGAAGCTCGAGCGACTTTCTGA
- a CDS encoding cation transporter: protein MVDPRWRQALWIALIVNAGMFAVELYAGSAADSHALKADALDFFSDAANYAISLLVAGLALTWRARAAFFKGATLVLLGAYILVSASWAAWNGSSPQPETMGIIGVLALLANVGVALLLFRFRSGDSNMRSVWICSRNDAIGNLAVIAAAAGVFGTGTAWPDLIVAGIMATLGIWGGLQIMAQARGELAHRPAHAS from the coding sequence ATGGTCGACCCGCGTTGGCGCCAGGCCTTGTGGATCGCCCTAATCGTCAACGCCGGGATGTTTGCGGTAGAGCTGTATGCCGGCTCGGCCGCAGACAGCCACGCGCTCAAGGCCGACGCGCTCGACTTCTTCAGTGATGCCGCAAACTACGCAATTTCGCTGCTGGTCGCCGGCTTGGCGCTGACGTGGCGAGCCCGCGCAGCGTTCTTCAAGGGCGCCACGCTGGTGCTGCTGGGCGCCTACATCCTCGTCAGTGCCAGCTGGGCCGCCTGGAATGGCTCAAGCCCGCAGCCGGAGACGATGGGGATCATCGGCGTCCTTGCGCTCTTGGCAAACGTCGGTGTCGCCCTGCTGCTGTTTCGCTTTCGCTCGGGCGACTCCAACATGCGATCGGTCTGGATCTGCTCGCGCAATGATGCGATCGGCAATTTGGCCGTGATCGCGGCCGCAGCCGGCGTGTTCGGCACCGGCACCGCCTGGCCGGACCTCATCGTCGCAGGCATCATGGCGACGCTGGGCATCTGGGGCGGCCTGCAGATCATGGCTCAAGCGAGGGGCGAACTCGCCCACCGGCCTGCTCATGCGTCCTGA
- a CDS encoding methyltransferase family protein, whose amino-acid sequence MNEVRSGGDRQGTSGQTDSPRVFVPPPLIFASSVAAGLAIDMHLHEFGVPQVFAILLLVAALGLIGAALNLFRRQRTRPEPWQPASALVVTGVYRFTRNPMYLGMTLLSLSVAIFCQSLGAVGLSLVAAALIDRFVIRREKPISSAASAANIGLTSSR is encoded by the coding sequence ATGAACGAAGTTCGGAGCGGCGGCGATCGTCAGGGCACCTCTGGTCAGACGGACAGCCCTCGGGTTTTCGTGCCGCCACCCCTGATCTTCGCGAGCTCGGTCGCAGCTGGCCTCGCCATCGACATGCACCTCCACGAATTCGGGGTGCCGCAGGTCTTCGCCATCCTGCTGCTGGTGGCGGCGCTCGGTCTGATCGGCGCGGCGCTGAACCTCTTTCGGCGGCAGCGGACCCGGCCCGAGCCGTGGCAGCCCGCAAGCGCGCTGGTGGTGACGGGCGTCTACCGGTTCACCCGCAATCCGATGTATCTGGGCATGACCCTGCTGTCCCTGAGCGTCGCAATCTTCTGCCAGAGCCTTGGTGCCGTGGGCCTGTCCCTAGTGGCAGCAGCCTTGATCGACCGCTTCGTCATCCGGCGGGAGAAGCCTATCTCCAGCGCCGCTTCGGCGGCGAATATCGGTCTTACAAGCAGCAGGTGA
- a CDS encoding ArsI/CadI family heavy metal resistance metalloenzyme has protein sequence MKRLHVHVGVTDLPSSIRFYSTLFGADPTVTKDDYAKWMVDDPRVNFAISSGNPHKGIEHLGIQVDDRAELADVYARLKAADRPVLEEGCTTCCYAKSEKSWIADPDGVLWEAFQTTGSATVYGDSPELASLSSSSEPVNCCAPAVAA, from the coding sequence ATGAAGCGTCTGCATGTGCACGTCGGAGTGACTGACCTCCCTAGCTCGATCCGCTTCTACTCGACCCTGTTCGGCGCCGACCCGACGGTCACCAAGGACGATTATGCCAAGTGGATGGTGGACGACCCGCGCGTTAACTTCGCCATCTCCAGCGGCAACCCCCACAAGGGCATCGAGCATCTGGGGATCCAGGTTGATGACCGGGCCGAGCTGGCGGACGTCTATGCGCGGCTGAAGGCCGCGGATCGGCCGGTTCTGGAAGAGGGCTGCACCACCTGCTGCTACGCAAAGTCGGAGAAGAGCTGGATCGCCGATCCGGACGGGGTGCTGTGGGAAGCCTTCCAGACCACCGGAAGCGCCACGGTCTACGGCGACAGTCCGGAGCTTGCCTCGCTGAGCTCATCCTCTGAGCCGGTCAACTGCTGCGCTCCGGCAGTCGCTGCATGA
- a CDS encoding TolC family protein — protein sequence MEEANARSPAIVAAQADLAAAEARTRQAGIRSNPELSFEVENFAGTGELRGLRSTEATLAVNQRLDLGGRRSARVSAAQAELTVQQLRLAIARADLSQQVREQFARALTARERLAQATENVERARRFARVAQILVDAGRDPPLRALRARSALAQAEAEREVAEADELAARSSLAALFGVREPVTEVSGQLLDLKPQTINAETSLEVRLADAERTAAEAVLRQQLAERRLDPAVGVGVRHVRETGDFGLVAGVSMPLQVFDRNRGNIDAARAGIAAAEARRATAIAATTARARNAIANVQAAQRRVDALGSTAVPEAAEALRLTERSYAEGRASLLELLDAQNAYTATRTALTDARLALALTTAELGRIAAR from the coding sequence TTGGAGGAGGCGAATGCCCGGTCGCCGGCGATCGTTGCCGCTCAGGCCGATCTGGCGGCGGCGGAAGCCCGAACCCGTCAGGCCGGCATCCGAAGCAATCCCGAGCTCAGCTTCGAGGTCGAGAACTTCGCCGGAACGGGGGAGTTACGCGGTCTCCGCTCGACCGAAGCGACCCTTGCGGTCAACCAGCGGCTGGACCTCGGGGGTCGCCGCTCCGCCCGGGTCAGTGCGGCTCAAGCCGAGCTGACCGTTCAGCAGTTGCGCCTGGCGATCGCCAGGGCCGACCTGTCGCAGCAGGTGCGGGAGCAGTTCGCCCGGGCCCTGACTGCCCGTGAGCGGCTTGCTCAGGCGACCGAGAATGTGGAGCGGGCTCGGCGGTTCGCCCGCGTGGCACAAATCCTGGTGGATGCGGGCCGCGATCCGCCACTTCGAGCGCTACGGGCGCGGTCGGCTCTCGCGCAGGCCGAAGCCGAACGGGAAGTCGCGGAAGCCGATGAGCTGGCCGCCCGCTCCTCGCTCGCCGCCCTGTTCGGTGTGCGTGAACCTGTCACGGAGGTCAGCGGACAGTTGCTCGACCTCAAGCCACAGACGATCAACGCGGAAACCAGCCTCGAAGTGCGCCTTGCCGATGCGGAGCGCACCGCCGCCGAAGCTGTTCTACGCCAGCAACTCGCAGAACGGCGCTTGGACCCGGCAGTCGGGGTGGGCGTGCGCCACGTCCGCGAGACCGGCGACTTCGGACTGGTCGCGGGTGTGTCGATGCCCCTCCAAGTGTTCGACCGCAATCGCGGCAACATCGATGCAGCGCGGGCCGGGATTGCCGCAGCCGAGGCTCGCCGGGCCACGGCGATCGCAGCCACGACCGCACGGGCCAGGAACGCCATCGCCAATGTGCAGGCGGCGCAACGGCGCGTGGATGCACTCGGGTCCACGGCCGTGCCGGAAGCAGCGGAAGCGTTGCGCCTCACCGAGCGATCCTATGCTGAAGGGCGGGCGTCCCTGCTCGAACTCCTCGACGCCCAGAACGCCTACACCGCCACCCGCACCGCGCTAACCGATGCCCGGCTCGCCCTCGCGCTGACGACGGCCGAACTCGGCCGCATCGCTGCTCGATAG